In the Bacteroidota bacterium genome, CTGCGGCGGATACAGCAAGTTCAGAAATGGTGGCAGTTCCTTCCAATTTAGATTTTACGATGAATGCAACAATTGGAAAATTGCTTTACAGCAATATGGAAATGACCAATGTAGCCGGTGCTGTTAAAGTGAAAGATGCGGTTGCAAAGATGGAAAATGTGAAAATGAATTTACTCGATGGCAGCATGGTAATGAGTGGAAGTTACGATACTAAAAATTTGAAAAGACCTTTAATGGACTTCGATTTAAACATTAACGATTGGGACCTTTCTAAAACCTATAAAACATTTAATACCATCGAAAAACTTGCACCCATTGCCAAATATGCAAGTGGCAAATTTTCAACAACAATTCAACTGGCTTCGGCAATGGACGATAAAATGAATTTGGACATGAAATCCTTAAACGGATACGGTAAACTTCAAACAAAAAGCGTTATTGTATCCGGCTTTGAGCCGCTGAATAAAGTGGCCGATGCCATTAAAATGGAACAATACAAAAAAATGGATTTGAGCAATACTAACCTATCCTTCAAGTTTAAAGACGGAAAAGTAAACATCGATCCCTTTGATGTGAAACTTGGAAACAGCAAAGTGAACATTGGCGGTAGCAATGGTTTTGATGAGAGCATTGATTATGTTATGAAATTCGAAATTCCGCGCGCCGAAATGGGTGGACAGGCGAATGCCATGTTAGAAAGTATTGTGTCGCAAGCCAACAGCAAAGGCACCAATTTAAGTTTGGGCGATAAAGTTAACCTCGATGTTTTGGTTACAGGAACTGTTAGCAAACCCTTGGTAAAAGCAGGCTTAAATAAAAGCGGAACCAAACTTATAGACAATTTGAAAGATCAAGCGAAAGCCGAATTCGACAAACAAAAAGCGGAGTTGGAAGCAAAAGCAAGAGCCGAAGCCGACAAACTAAAAGCGCAAGGTCAGGCGGAACTAGATGCACAAAAAGCAAAAGCACAAGCCGAAATCGATCGTCAGAAAAAAGAGGCGGAAGCAAGAGCTAAAGCGGAAGCCGACAAATTAAAAAAAGAAGCCGAAGAAAAAGCCAAACAAGAAGCAAAGAAAAAACTGAACGGATTGTTTGGGAAATAATAAATAACCCAAAAGTCGTGCTACAAAGCTATCCACATTAATGCGTCTTATATGTAAGCAAGGTATTTATGAAAATAAACATGCAATATTTATTTCTTGCCTCGAATGTTGCATGCGCAGTGCTATTTTCCTCAATTTAATTTATGAATAAACTAATTTTCATTTTATTTATTTTCTCTACCCGTATTTGCGCTCAAGACGAAAAAACTGCCTGCAAAGCCATCGAGAATACTAAAGCTCAGAAACTCTACGAAAAGGGAATCGACAAAAAAAAATATGATTTCAAAGAGCGTAAAGATTTTTTACTAAAAGCCATTGAAGAGGAGCCGGACTATGCCGAAGCACTTAATGCCCTTGGTAATTGTGCCGTTACAGTTGCCAAAGGCGATGGAACTTCCTTTGCTCCCGCCAAAAAATATTTCGAAAAAGCAATTGAACTTTGTCCGGATGTAAATGCTTATGCCTATTTCTATTTAGGTTTGATTGCCTATGGTGGCGATAAATATGAAGATGCGGCAAAACACATGCAAAAGTTTTTGACTTATGATGAAAGCACCAAAAAAGATGAGGATTATAACAAAGCCTCAAGCATTGTAAAGGAAGCAAAATTTTTTGCCGAAGTTTATAAAAACCCTGTCCCCTTCGATCCCAAGCCGGTAAAGGGAATTTGTACGTATGAAGATGAATTTTTGGCCATGATGTCGCCCGACAATGAGCAACTTTATTTTACCAAACGCTTTATGAAACAGGGCCGGAACGAACTTACGCCGCATCAGGTAGAAGAATTTGAATTTGCCGAAAAAAGTGGAGATGCTTACACCAACGTAAAAGCTCTGGAGCCCCCATTTAACGTAGGCGATAATTATGGTGGCACCACCTTCTCGCTCGATAACAAACACATGTACATTACCATGTGTAAGCCCGACAAACGCGGCGTTATGAATTGTGATATTTTTAGTTCTGATTTAATTGACGGAGTATGGACCGAATTAAAAGACTTAGGGCCGAATGTAAATACCGCCGACGGCTGGGAATCGCAACCTACGCTTTCTTCAGACGGAAGAATATTATATTTTGCCAGTGCGCGTGCCGACAGTAAAGGGATGGATATTTACAAAAGCGAAAAAGATGAAAAAGGGGAATGGTTACCTGCTCAAAACTTAGGCGCGCCGGTTAACACAGAAGGAAATGAAAAATCTCCCTTTATTCATTCCGATAGTCAAACGCTGTATTTTAGTAGCGATGGACAACCTGGCTTAGGTGGTTTTGATATTTTTTACACCAAACTCGACATGAGCACTTTTAATTGGAAAGTTCCCAAAAATATAGGTTACCCAATTAATACAGACAAAGATGAACTTGGATTTTTTGTGAGTACGGATGGACATATCGGGTATTTTTCATCCAATCAATTAAAAGGTAAAGGAACCGGCGGATACGATGTATTTTATTTTGAGCTATATAAAGAAGCACGTCCCGAAAAAATAATATTCATCAAAGGCGAAATCAAAGACGAATCGAATGCGAGTCTTGCACATGCTCGTGTGGAATTAAAAAATCTTGATTCAAAAAAAATTACTACCATCGAAGTCGACTCTGTGAGCGGAACGTATGCCGCAGTTATGACAGTGAAAAACAATGAAGATGTATTGCTCACCATTAAAAATCCGGGTTCTACATTTACATCGCAAGTGATACACGCCAGTGATTCCACAATAGGTAAACCACAAAAATTAAATGTAAGTATTGATTCCATAAAGGTTGGGAACACTTACAAAATCAATAATATAAACTACAAAACCGGTTCAGCCGATTTAACGCCGGAGAGTAAAATAATTGTGGAGGAATTTGCCAATTACCTCAAAGATAATCCAAGCATCAAAATCGAAATTCATGGACATACAGACAATGCCGGCGCTCCTGCAACCAATTTGGCGCTAAGTACCGATAGAGCCTTTACTGTTTACGATGTGTTGCAACAAAACAGCATTTCTAAAGAACGCATGAGTTATAAAGGCTTTGGTGGCACCAAGCCCCTTGCCAATAATGCAACAGAAGCAGGTAAAGCACAAAATAGAAGGACAGAGTTTGTGGTGCTGGCAAATTAATACGCTTTTTATATAATCAAATCCGCTAAAATGAATTTCCTCGCTCACTTATACCTTTCCGGTGATTCTGAAGGCTTGCTTATTGGTAATTTTATTGCCGATGCTGTGAAAGGAAAAGCGCATGAAAAATTCTCGGAGCCTATTCAAAAGGGAATTATTTTGCACCGGAGGATTGATATGTTTA is a window encoding:
- a CDS encoding OmpA family protein → MNKLIFILFIFSTRICAQDEKTACKAIENTKAQKLYEKGIDKKKYDFKERKDFLLKAIEEEPDYAEALNALGNCAVTVAKGDGTSFAPAKKYFEKAIELCPDVNAYAYFYLGLIAYGGDKYEDAAKHMQKFLTYDESTKKDEDYNKASSIVKEAKFFAEVYKNPVPFDPKPVKGICTYEDEFLAMMSPDNEQLYFTKRFMKQGRNELTPHQVEEFEFAEKSGDAYTNVKALEPPFNVGDNYGGTTFSLDNKHMYITMCKPDKRGVMNCDIFSSDLIDGVWTELKDLGPNVNTADGWESQPTLSSDGRILYFASARADSKGMDIYKSEKDEKGEWLPAQNLGAPVNTEGNEKSPFIHSDSQTLYFSSDGQPGLGGFDIFYTKLDMSTFNWKVPKNIGYPINTDKDELGFFVSTDGHIGYFSSNQLKGKGTGGYDVFYFELYKEARPEKIIFIKGEIKDESNASLAHARVELKNLDSKKITTIEVDSVSGTYAAVMTVKNNEDVLLTIKNPGSTFTSQVIHASDSTIGKPQKLNVSIDSIKVGNTYKINNINYKTGSADLTPESKIIVEEFANYLKDNPSIKIEIHGHTDNAGAPATNLALSTDRAFTVYDVLQQNSISKERMSYKGFGGTKPLANNATEAGKAQNRRTEFVVLAN